Within Vicia villosa cultivar HV-30 ecotype Madison, WI linkage group LG1, Vvil1.0, whole genome shotgun sequence, the genomic segment AAATAGGAACTACCGTGCAAAGAGTAAATAGGATTCATAATTTTAACGTTCCAATTCGCGTTCATCCCTCCGCCGCTTTTGACAGTACATTCAGTCTGGTGCTCGAATCCTATATCGGGAACTTGCTACCGGAAAACACCAACGGCGGTGAGTCCAGTTGCTGGTTGAACTGTTGAATCCGCATTTTAATTTCGTTCAGCAATGCTTTTTTCTTCCTTACTCTAACTTCCTTTTTGTGTATGCAGAGTAATCATCTAAGCACAAACCCTAACCCTATGAAGAGGTGTAAACATGCCACTcctacttcttcttcttccaacCTGAAAAGGTAACGTTAATAGACTAATATTACTGCTACTACTGATATTTGTTTATAGCATTGGTTGATTTTCGTTCTCTTTAATTATATGCTTGCTTTTGAACTCTTTTCGGATTCAGCTATTTTGTATAAGCTTGCTTTTAATTCTGTTTATGCGTGTTTAAAATTCGAGCTACACTTGTTCATAACAAATTACTACGTTGTTCAaatgattttaatgttttatcATGCTCATCTAGCAAGTAGCAACACACTGATGAAATTCACATTGCTCTGCCTGTCTTTAcaggaaaaagaaagaagataatgataagaaaaaaaagaaaaaaggtagAAGGGAGGAGAAAGTGACAAAGGTTGACATCATTGAATCTGAGAGCTTGCCGGAGAATGACAGTGATGGAGAAGGTTTGAttaatcatgtttttttattaCATGTTTATCATGACTTTTGTATGGGGTTTGTGGTCTGGTTTTTGATTAGATGTTATAGGAATAAGCTCACTGAATAAAAGGTTTTGTGGTTGTTGTTCATCGTTATAGAAGTACAAGTAAAGTTCTTTTGTTAGGCTGTGATTAATGATTTGTTTTCTCTAGTCTTCCCCTCATATTTGACAGCGTAAGATAATTATATATTTGTGGAATATCTGtttgatgattttgttaaattttaaTGTTCTTAGGGTTTGAAGATGATTCTCCTAGAAGTAATTTTGTGGAAAGAGTGCTGCCAGATCCCGACGACAATGATTCTGGATTAATAGAAGGTTCTGAGAGTGAAGAGGACATTGAGTTTTCTTATTCAGATGAAGAGGATATTATGACAAATGGTGGAGCAACATCTAAGGATTCAGTGGATTTGAGGTTTGTAAAGTTAAATCGCTTCTCTTCTTTGGGATAGAAAAGTTTTCATTTGAGAAAAGAACAACAAAAATTAACAGAGCTAAGCGGCGGATAGATGCACCAAAGCTCTTCAATCTTAGTTCTAATTAGAAATGGAAATTGCTATATCTGTtcatagtttttttaaatttgttttacaaCTGATTTCCATATTAAATACTTTTTTAACGGCATCACTTATGATTTTGACATCTCTTCCATGTTTTTTTAATGAATCTGATTAATTCTAACTAGCTAGTTGATATTGTTACTTTTTGTATTTCTTGATCATTATACATAGGTCATGATAATACCATGTTCGCTTATCTATCTTAATCCCACATTGTTTTTTGTTTCTTCTCTCTCAGCTCTTTTGATTTACATTTGCAACATGATTTATCAAAAGAGGAAATTAACAAccaaaagaatttgaaattcagCTGGGATGTACCAGTTATCGGTGTCTCAAATAGCAAATGGATAGGAACTGGAGAAAACATCTTGGAGGTATATAGTGCTATTGGTATACCCATGATTTCCTGTCTCTGCTGCCTCATTATGAAAGTTCAAATATAGCCAGTTTATAACCACATGCTGATCAGTATACCTTATCATTAAGGAATGGGGAATGGTTATCCTTGCAGTCAAAATAAACTATGCAGTGGTTTGTTTCAAATGGAATAAACATCTTTTGACGGATAAAACTTTCCCTTTAATGTTGGTTTTTCCCTTTTCCACCTAGTGGGAAAAAGGACTCGGTTGTtggttattattttaaatttcccCTGTCGTTATCATTATGCACGTCTTTGCTTTGTTGCAATtttatattattcattttttGACACATCCAAGAAAAATCATAATCTTACACCGGCTTATAAAAGATGTTCTTCCTTCAACTTCTGTTGCCTCAAGTACACATTACATTCTTTGCTGCTTTCTCTTCTAGGATTTTGATATCAACTCCTGTCATGGTCTGAAGGCAAAGTTACATGAGCATTGGATGGACGTGTCCAAGACATCCGGAGGCAAGGATATTAATTCACCTAAACAACAAATGTTTTTCTCCCTTTGTAAGTTGTTGAAACATTATTTGTATAGTGCTCTTTATTGTTATAGCAAAATTCACCTAGTTAGTTGATGTTCCTGTTTTGCATTATTTGTTGATTGTCGCCTGCTACAGGGGACTCAGGCATAATGTTGCCATTTGTATATGATATACTTTTAACTTTGATTTTCGTAATCCTTATTTGGGCATTTACGTCTTGTTGACTTGGTTCCAGGCAGCAGCTACCGTGATATACTTCACTGTAACAAGAGACCGTTCTATCTAAAAGGCCTTGAAGACATAAGCATCATGGATGCATACATAATGCATTCTGTAAGCAAATTTTCATTTCATTCTATATAAAATATGGAGGCTGTTTACATAATTACTGAATAGCTGTTTTGCACAGCTAAATCACGTCTTCAGAACTAGAGATTGTGTTAAAAAGAATGATGCTAAACTGTCTAGGCTTGAAGAGGGTGCTGATACTGAGAGATTCCGAGATCAAGGGTTTCTTCGTCCTAAGGTAATGGGCCTTTTGTCTCGACTGTTTCTATTAGAGTAGATATTATTGTGTGGTAGTAAACTGCCACCTGGCAGTTTCTACCTCTTGCTTACCTGTAATAGCCAGTGACCTGTTTCTATATAAACAGGTGTCACCTCTTTGTAAAAGCTAAGCATTGATTTTATAACAGAAGTTAGTTACAATATGGAAACAATCTTTCTCTACTCTCTCTACATTTCTAACAGTTTCCTTATGATGgatgattttttattataattgaaGATTTCCCTTGATATTTTCTTAAAATGAACTCTCAAGTTTTACTTAAGAAATGTGAAGGATACTGAACAGATATTTTTTCTGCTGCGTGATCCAGGTTTTAATTTTGTTGCCATTGGCAAGTATTATGTACCGTGTTGTAAAGAGGCTTATACAACTTACACCTTCAGCTTACAAGGTAACTTAGTGTTCTACTTTTAAAATTGATTTCTAATGCTGTCAAGCTAACTATACTCTGGACTATCGAACATGACATAATATCAATGCTTGTTCTAGACTCTGAGGTGTTGCTTTCAACCCTTAAACAGGGCATTTGGTTGACCCTTTTTTGCGCATGTTATTTCAATAAAATGTCCTACTGGTTAGATTGTATTGCTATAAAATTCAGTCAGTTATCCTTATCTGTGCTTATATTTTGGGATACAAAATGCTTTCACTGCTTGTTGTAATGAAATAGTGCTTTTGTGAGAGAAAGAGAGGAGTTAACTCTaagtttaattattattacttaAAGAGTACAATGCACCAATATGAACGTATGTATCCAGGTTCAGATTAATCTTCCTAATGAATTGTTACAAAACAGTTAGATTTAGTTATACTCTTATATCAGTTCTAGCAGTCAATAACTTATTCATAATGACGTGATATGAAGTTGGTTCAGTGGTTGGGGTGGGGAAGCTAAGGAGTGGAGTAATAGGGAAGTTGAGGGTTCTATCTCTATCCACGCCATAACACTAACATATACTAACATTTGTCTTTCCAACAAAACTGATGCACAACATAAATTAGAAGAGTAGTGGTGGTGGAAAGCTGTACAGCTGATCAGTTTATTGCATTATCCTCTTACATCCACCTGTAAAAAAATTAGAAGAGTAGTGGTGGTGGAAAGCTGTCTTGAAGTCAGTCACCTTGAGCTTGGATCACCATTCTAGTATTGTGTTGGAGAGAAAGATTTGTCAAAACATTAGCATGTTGATCTTGGGCAGTAATGTACCGTACCCAAAGGTTTTACTGATGACCTTTTCATAAAGCACCGGACAGATTGTAATTGTAGTCATTATGATAATAATGTCATCAACTTAAACCACAAAGTAACAGACACTTTGGAATAGATGAAAAGAGACAGATCTCATTAGCTTTGAAACCAAACTTAAGTAATGTAGAACAGACATCCAAGCCAAGCACGGGGTTTCTATTTGAGCATAGACATGGCTTTGTTAAGCCTGCACAATAGTGACCTGTCTAAATTTCCAGACCCGAGGGTTAAGTTATGTATACTTCATCTTCACATACCCCCTTTAGAAAAAAAGTTGTTGACATCTTACTTTTGTAAAGTCCAAAAATTTGTAATTATTAAAGCACTCCATGAACTGTAACAGATTTGATTACTAGTGCAAATGTCCACGTGCAATCAAATATAGGATGTTGATGAAATCCCCTGTCAACCAAGCTTACCTTAATGCTAATTGATTGTCCACAGAGGGTGTAAACACTGATTGAGTTGAGCTAGGTGTGACAGAGACGTGTGAGGAATGCATAAGAGGAGTGGGCGGCTTAGTAAAACATATAGGAACGATGGCTAGAATATTGGTTGAAGTGGAGGATGATGTGATATGGCCGAGATGGGAAAAAGAGCGGGGTTGGAAACTGAGCCTAATTTATATAACATCCTTATAAATTAAAAACCCTTCATGTGATGTGGAATAACCTAATTTGTACTTCTGAAATTGAAATTGAGTTATATGCTCATTGAAGACTTTGATGAACATTCTGAGTTTTAGTTGAATCTGTAGAGTTCACCAAATGGTTCTGTTTCTGCTTGTCTTTTTAGTGTAGGCGAGTAAACCTAACTGTTGGTGCAAAAATGGAAATGGGTTGCAGAATGACATGATTGTGACTGCCACATCTGTTGAACGCATCACAGCTGATGTCAACGAATCCGCAATCGCCTGCTACAGCGGCTGCGGTTGATAACATTGCTTTAAAATGATTTCATATAACTTTCTGCTTATGTTTGTGGTCATTGATTCATTGTTGCAAGTGCTGGTTATTAACGTTTTCTGTTTTATTCTATTACACTTCTCTAGAGCTAGATTAAATATTCTAGTGGCGCTTTGTAATATTAGTGCTTGTTTTTCCCAGGTCAACGTTGAGCATATGGATCGTTTATCCACTAAATTTGGAGGTGAAGAACATAAAGGTGACAAGGAAAATGGTGAAGAACCTGAAAATGCAGACCTTCAGAAGTCATCCAAACCGGACGACTTTCAATTACTTTTTGAAGGCAATAATGAGGACGACTTTATGATTGGCATCAAATTTACTAGGTAATCACACTTCTATCATTATAAGCATTGTTTATTCTCTTTCCTACTCCAAGACATATTGTGGAAACTTGTAGACGTCCCCCATCAACATCTGTAATTATAGTCATTATCCTTGTTATTTGTGGTTATTTTTTCAATTGTTTAATGGATGATGGTGATGTGATTGTTGGTGTAAGCATAGTTTGTTTTCCTAAGTCTAAATTATATCTGTAGCTGATCtactttaataattatttttggtaAATTTTTACCTTTATAGCTTCTATCAGTAGTCATGTTTGTCATGTACGAAGGCCTAAAATTATTATTTGATATCATGGATTATGCCGTTCCAGCAGCTGCTTCAGTATCATATATAACACTACAATAAATAGTAAAAGATCCTTAATGCAGCCTTGGGGTACCGTCACATGCAAAATCTCTAGGCCTATTTGTTTTATGAAAAGTTTTTCGTTCTAAGTTTCTGTTTTCACCTTCAACTATGAAAGAGGCCTTGTTGATTTCACTTTGTTTCATACTTTCAAATATTTGTCTAGGAAATAgtaaaataacatttttattgtTTGTTATTTCCtacacaaatatttaaaaaacaagAAACAATAGGAAATGAAGGtggtttttttataattaaaagtgaaattagaaattgaaaacaaaagtgtTTATGCCTGAGTTAGTTTACTTACTCAAACCAATAAAAAATTACCATCTCCCATCTTATATATTTTCACACTCAAAAGTGTTCTGAATGTAAAtttcttttttcaaattttatatttgttGCAACCTAATTCAACATGTAtttattatcatatttttaatatatgttttatgCTTCGATCCTTGCAGGAAGACAATCAAGTTGTTCAGTGATTTCCATACGTCTGACTTAATTATTGCTTCACCACTTTGTTTAGTTAATGTAAGCcaattttttctttcctttttgatttttttagtctCCTTTAATTCATAGTTGACTATGTTAATctatttttgctcttttttttattAGAGTTTGTTAATGTATAGTTCTAGCTTCTATTTTATCCCGTGTATATGCAGTGTAGGTTAATGTGTACTAAGGCTAGCTGTCACAAACTCTTTACTACCTTTTGTACTTAAAGTAGGCGTTCTCAGCCTATTCAGTTCATAATAACATTTTATCAAAGTTAATCTCAACTTAATGTGATACCATTTTCTGTTTTTTTCCGTATTGTTTTGAAATAGCCAGTGTTAGTTGTTAATTGTTTAGAGGTGGGAGTTGAACCCATGACCTCCTTATCACTCCAATCCCTATGTTCCTCTCCCAAACCACTTAATGACTCCCTATTTTTCAGTTTCTTTACTTTCTGTCTCTGTTCACCACTCTATGAGCATGAACCCTACATCCAATTCTTACAGAGCTGAGTCGAATATCAGTCATGGAGAAGAATATTGATAGAAACTGGTACTAATCAGAGAAATttatagtaattataatgagTTCCCCATTAAATTACAATGAGAAATTTGTAGAAATATCTCAACAATAACTTTGCCGTATATTTTGTTCCTCCGTATGAATTTAAATTGGTTTTTATTAATAATCCTCTCAAGCTTGGGTAATTTTGCTGAACATTTTTTCTAATGTATTGCTTATAAGCTAACATCATATTGGTCTGAATTTTAGAAAATTGAAGAGACTGGAAGCAATAAGGAAAAAGATGTAGATTTTCTTTCATCCATAGAGGTAATTGCCCTACTCATAATTGTTCTATTATACTTCATATCTCTATGTGGATAGGCAGACTACCGTGTATATGGTTAATATCGTATGAAATTGACAAAGTGTGTTTTTCTAAGCAGGTTCTCATTATTGATCATGCAGATGTAATAGCAATGCAGGTTTGTATTATTTGTTTAAGTTATTGCAACAAACTCACTTTACCAATTATTTAACTACAGTATGAATTCTGTTTCTCATTATTGTTGAAACTTGTCAGAATTGGTCTCATGTGCATACAGTTATTGAACACTTGAACCGCTTACCATCGAAGCAACCCAGAACAGATGTTATGCGCATTAGACCATGGTATGTTCTATTCTGGCTTTTCTTCATTGAAGCTGGTTTTTGTGTTTCCCACTACCTCCTTGATCAATATAGAATTTGTATGCTTGTTTtgcattgttattttaatttggcATATGGCAAAAATATTGTCATTGACTAAAATTGCGagaccatttatttattttttccattataaaaactaaataaattatcTTACAGCtaaaacaaaaaagttaaaataaggGAGGAGGATAAGATATCCTTCTACACATAAAATGAACGAAAAGTGTAATAGCAAGTGTTTATAAGTCCCCGATAGTGGGATGAATGAGTGACCTTAAACACTATAGGGTGTTCGTGTTGTGGCTTATTCAGTGGTCAGATGTCCATCAagttcacaattttttttttttgcttttattagaactgctttgaaacacaagtagtaaaaattaaaaaactaacaCTATTTGTGTGTTATCTCGGTATTATTTTTTCCCAAGTGACAAGACTTGCACTCACACACTTGTGTAGATGTGTGTGAATTAGAAAAATCAGTACACTTGAGTTGAGTCACAAGGTCTGCGAATTTGAAAGCTACAAGTATGTAGTGTATATGCCACTATGGGTCAAAAGAATGCAATTTAGTTaatgtgaaaaatttattttGGCTGAAGCTGGGTTAGTACAAAAGATCTCATGCCTGTTGTTATGCAAGCTATTTGTATTCTCTATGATTTCTACTCAGTTGGGTGGCACATAAAGGACTGCCCTTCTTTTTTAATTCATTATGTTGGACTATCTGAAATATCTCATGATGATACCTTTGATATCATGTTAGAGTATCTTAGTTTATCTCCTAGGATTAGTTTTCTATTTATTATTATCATGGTTTGTTTCATTTCCCTATTTATTTAAGATTAAGAATTTACACGATAATCCTATTTCTTATTCCTCTTCTTTTATCAGAAACTCGTAATTTCAATACTTTGCTTATGTGTTGCATGAAGTGAATGATACTCTAAGATTGTTATAGACGATGGGGTCTGAAGTGAAAATTGAAATACATTCCCTTAAATATATTGAGATTCATAACTTTGTATTTCTTGTTTAGGTATCTTGATGAGCATGCCAGATTTTACAGGCAAACAATAATTCTGGGTTTTTTCTCTAATCCAGGTAATGAATTTTCCTTCTTGCTGGCataaaatataaagaacaattcaACTTTTTcctgtttttttcttctttgtagAAAACCATATGTAACTGTTATCCTGGGCAAGGGTCTTCCCATTCTTCTTTAATTCGACTTTTGAATAACTGGTAGTTGTTAATATGATTGAAACAAGGCCTAACATATTATAACCTCCATATTTCCTTGTAGATATAAACGCTTCGTTCAATCATCAGTGTTCTAATTATGAAGGGAAGGTATGTAGCATATTTGGTTGCCTTTTCTATCTATTTTCTTGGGTTTAAGGTTTCAATTCAGGCTGATTAGAGATATGTCATGGCTGAGAAGTTGTCACCTGATCAAAATATCTCAATCTTTTCCCGGTCCTTTGTATTATTTTACTCTTATATATACAATTCAACTCAAGGGCATAGTTGATATGGCTCGTTATGCATAGAGAACATTGCAATGAAGTGTATGGTTTGAAGCAATTAGACCAATCAAAATAATTATGTTTCTGCTTTTTATATCTTACTGTAATTAGtctttttaattgttatttgCAGGTGAAGCTGATGTGTGAATATAAAGGTGTTCTACAAAAAGTGCTCCCTAAAATTCAACAGGCATGCTTTCTTAAAACTGCTTGCTATTTGTGAAAGTAATATGCATTTGGTGCTTTTATGCTATTGCAATGCAGTGAAGTTCTATTTGATGCATGTTATGCATTTCATATTGGAAGGAAGCAATTTAGGTCTAAGTTTATTTTGTTAATCTAGGAGGCAATATTATTACTCCTCAATTTTCGTTGATCTTATGTAGAATGATTTTCAATGTTGTATTATTACTTGATATTGCATTAAAAAAATGGTAATTAATGGTCTAAGCCTGTAACTCACTCCAAGAAGCTAGCTTAAAGATCAAAGTTTCATTCTGTTAAATTACAAATAACTTTGAAATTATTGCATATTGTTAGAATCATGCGTGATTTATTTGTCGTTTGTTCATAATGGGGGGTCTGTCGAGGGGCTCACAAAGTCTAAGTCCATGGGGAATTAATTGGATTGTTGCTCGTAGTGTTAAACTTGTCATATAACTGGAAAATGACTGTTTTTTGATGACACCCCATATAATTATGCTATGTTGGCTGAATATTCTTTCTTGtcatgattaatttatttaatatacgaATGTTCCATCTTTGTTAATTTGATTTCATAGAGTTCAGGAATCAGGCTTATCATTTTTCTTTATCCTGTTTTATCAATATTTATTCAGATATATCTCTGTAGGTTTGCTCTTTCTCTTTATTCTATTCAGATTATACTTATTCCATATCTTATCTTGTAGGTTTATGTACGGTTTAATATAGACTCAATAGTAGATGCTGATGACAACCGTTTTGATTATTTTGTGAAGAAGGTATGCATTATGGAATcatgtttttgaaaattttgttgtgTTCAAGTAATTTATAGCCCATTCTTTCTTTCTCGCAATTCGCAGTCATTGCTAGTCTTTGTCCAGTATTTTGGCTCACGTTTGAAGTAAATAGACATGATCTTGCAACATTTTAGACTGAAATTCTATATGAAGGATAATATGCAAATCAAATTGAATAAGCGGTGGTTTAGTAGGCTTATTAAGTGAATGATTATTACGTGCTTGTTAGTTTAAATTTATGACACAAAATTGTACTGAGATATTATGTGAATCATTCTTGCAGGTTTTCCCAAGAATAAAAGATTCTGATGAggtaacatatttttaattaacttttttttttctagcATGCATGCCTgtgataatttaaatttttatacagATATTTAATAATTGTTTTAACGAAATCTTTTATGCAGGGAGGAATCATGCTATTTATCAGTTCTTACTTCGAATTTATTCGAATCCGAAATTTTTTAAAGTCGCAGGATGCCTCCTTCTGTCTGCTTGGGGAGTAAGGAGCCCTTTCTATTATCGTGCTATTATAGCTTTAATTTTATCAGTGACTTATATTTAATCATAACTTCATAATGCATTTTTTGCATATTCTTAAAATGTAGTTCTCATGTTCCATTGTAATTAATTTATTTGTGG encodes:
- the LOC131634849 gene encoding protein NUCLEOLAR FACTOR 1-like isoform X2 encodes the protein MKRCKHATPTSSSSNLKRKKKEDNDKKKKKKGRREEKVTKVDIIESESLPENDSDGEGFEDDSPRSNFVERVLPDPDDNDSGLIEGSESEEDIEFSYSDEEDIMTNGGATSKDSVDLSWDVPVIGVSNSKWIGTGENILEDFDINSCHGLKAKLHEHWMDVSKTSGGKDINSPKQQMFFSLCSSYRDILHCNKRPFYLKGLEDISIMDAYIMHSLNHVFRTRDCVKKNDAKLSRLEEGADTERFRDQGFLRPKVLILLPLASIMYRVVKRLIQLTPSAYKVNVEHMDRLSTKFGGEEHKGDKENGEEPENADLQKSSKPDDFQLLFEGNNEDDFMIGIKFTRKTIKLFSDFHTSDLIIASPLCLVNKIEETGSNKEKDVDFLSSIEVLIIDHADVIAMQNWSHVHTVIEHLNRLPSKQPRTDVMRIRPWYLDEHARFYRQTIILGFFSNPDINASFNHQCSNYEGKVKLMCEYKGVLQKVLPKIQQVYVRFNIDSIVDADDNRFDYFVKKVFPRIKDSDEGGIMLFISSYFEFIRIRNFLKSQDASFCLLGEYSTQKDISRARLWFFEGKRKIMLYTERSHFYHRYKIRGVKNLIMYSLPERKELYPEIVNVLDGSENAACTVLFSPLDKFRLERIVGTTPAKTMVASEKPVFVFCD
- the LOC131634849 gene encoding protein NUCLEOLAR FACTOR 1-like isoform X1 — translated: MKRCKHATPTSSSSNLKRKKKEDNDKKKKKKGRREEKVTKVDIIESESLPENDSDGEGFEDDSPRSNFVERVLPDPDDNDSGLIEGSESEEDIEFSYSDEEDIMTNGGATSKDSVDLSSFDLHLQHDLSKEEINNQKNLKFSWDVPVIGVSNSKWIGTGENILEDFDINSCHGLKAKLHEHWMDVSKTSGGKDINSPKQQMFFSLCSSYRDILHCNKRPFYLKGLEDISIMDAYIMHSLNHVFRTRDCVKKNDAKLSRLEEGADTERFRDQGFLRPKVLILLPLASIMYRVVKRLIQLTPSAYKVNVEHMDRLSTKFGGEEHKGDKENGEEPENADLQKSSKPDDFQLLFEGNNEDDFMIGIKFTRKTIKLFSDFHTSDLIIASPLCLVNKIEETGSNKEKDVDFLSSIEVLIIDHADVIAMQNWSHVHTVIEHLNRLPSKQPRTDVMRIRPWYLDEHARFYRQTIILGFFSNPDINASFNHQCSNYEGKVKLMCEYKGVLQKVLPKIQQVYVRFNIDSIVDADDNRFDYFVKKVFPRIKDSDEGGIMLFISSYFEFIRIRNFLKSQDASFCLLGEYSTQKDISRARLWFFEGKRKIMLYTERSHFYHRYKIRGVKNLIMYSLPERKELYPEIVNVLDGSENAACTVLFSPLDKFRLERIVGTTPAKTMVASEKPVFVFCD